The window ACCGAAACGAAAGCAACCTTCCATGTCGTATGGTGGCGTCTTGGCAAACACATATAGATTCTTCTCGTTTATCTTCATCGTGGACGTACTGGGATTTTGTATTTAACTGAAacataaataacaaattttgagCCTGCCTGCCTATATTTCTGGCCCTCAGGtgagagcgagcgagagagacGGCAAGTGATGTGtcgcttttcttttttccaaaacaagaaaacccaaaagtgaTGTGCGATAGTTTCCGTGTGACTCGTTACTTTGCACGAAATCACTTTTTTACTGGtggattttaaaaatttactttgagttttaaaatatttttttactttaaggtcaaaaatattcatataactctataaaaaaaaatcatcttTAATGGCTGATTTAATATTAGATATCGTTACGGCGCTGGAATAGCAGTTCAACTATCGATACCCTGATTGCAATCGTTGTTTACCGATATGTTTTTCTTGTCGATAAGGTGCCGAGCTAAATAGATGTCAACAAAATTcaataaccaacaaacaaataaagaaaacgTGCTGAAATGTCTTACCTACTCACAGAAATAGCGTTGGAAATGCTGGGTTACAAGTTCTACGACACCAATGGCATATTTCATCTTACCAACTTTCAAAGTCAGACCGCTCAAtctgaaaatcaaaattcgGATGAGCCTTCTTTAATGGATTTCATTGAGCAACGAGAGCCGCCGACGCCGGCGCCACAAGCCAAATCGCTGCAAAACGGGCACTGCGTGAAGGAGGACCCAGATAAATCTACAACCTCTCTGAAATTGGAACCAACCATTGAATTACCAAGCACAAGTACAAGCACCTCGCTTAACCGTCGAACCCCCGCAAAAGCTTTGGCCAAGATTGTTCACTATGAGAGTGACAAGATTTGCAATCAAATTACCGTACGGATAGAAAAGGCTATGCAAAAACAGAATACAAATTTCCAAAGCGCTCTAACAAAATGCGTTAACGAGGAGGTCCAGAAAATAAAAGACGATGCAACGGAGTTGCAAAAGTTTCGGGAATTCCTAGAAGACAGCTTGCGGCGGATTGATCGGCGTCCATACGAGAAGTATTTACGGACTTTTGGGGACAAGGATTAGATCTCGAATACATAGATGCTTTAGTTTTGTGAGCTAAAGTTATGTGTAgtgcacatacatatttaattgtaGTATTAAAATACCTTATAAAAAACTTCTTAAATTAAGATGTTAAATATGATTGTAAAAAAGCGAATTGTAAATTATAACATAAACagtttaatcaaatttaaacaGTTCTTGGAAATTTAGAAAAGTAAATAATCATCGATAATCACACCTATCGATGACATAACTGTCGATATACGAGCAGCACTAATCGATAATCTTTCTTTAC is drawn from Drosophila willistoni isolate 14030-0811.24 chromosome 2R unlocalized genomic scaffold, UCI_dwil_1.1 Seg167, whole genome shotgun sequence and contains these coding sequences:
- the LOC6642177 gene encoding uncharacterized protein LOC6642177; the encoded protein is MSYLLTEIALEMLGYKFYDTNGIFHLTNFQSQTAQSENQNSDEPSLMDFIEQREPPTPAPQAKSLQNGHCVKEDPDKSTTSLKLEPTIELPSTSTSTSLNRRTPAKALAKIVHYESDKICNQITVRIEKAMQKQNTNFQSALTKCVNEEVQKIKDDATELQKFREFLEDSLRRIDRRPYEKYLRTFGDKD